One window of the Triticum dicoccoides isolate Atlit2015 ecotype Zavitan chromosome 3B, WEW_v2.0, whole genome shotgun sequence genome contains the following:
- the LOC119274670 gene encoding rust resistance kinase Lr10-like: protein MSIQPSLQRGLTKMSSIFLVAAVLVVSVLGHSTGMPIASPGWDDQDFFRYCPPSRCSKDGPEVRFPLQLETSSSSSPCGATCAKLACSGQDVILLHPLLGPCKVTAIDYSRATLIIIPLVHSLSPCPLQKLISTNLPDDAYLRCPLYQATPGKIVQCSREFTPSSTTQVDDDYIIKKAADYIVGPISCFSNQSQFVYLVIARLYMYALPLDCKAISNVLIPMGLTDTYGSTFKQMSERIISFAEITVSWDGIPSNCRKCERDGQSCAFSSQRNQTFCIHNRPHGSRVKVIAATSSAAAFVVLLLTVATALYHSLKTRYNKEIHLKVEMFLKTYGTSKPTRYTFSEVKKITRRFKDKVGHGGFGSVYRGKLPNGLPVAVKMLENSTGEGQEFINEIATIGLIHHANIVRLLGFFSEGTRRAVIYEYMPNESLEKHIFSHDSNITRQLLVPEKMLEIALGVARGMEYLHQGCNQRILHFDIKPHNILLDYNFNPKISDFGLAKLCARDQSIITLTAARGTMGYIAPELYSPNFGGISYKSDVYSFGMLVLEMVSGRRNSDPSVESQHEVYLPEWIYEKVTTEEELGLTLETTQEEKENIRKLTIVALWCIQWNPKNRPSMTKVVNMLTGRLQSLQIPPKPFVSSENHPMS from the exons ATGTCCATTCAGCCATCTCTGCAGCGCGGTTTGACAAAGATGAGTAGTATATTTCTCGTCGCTGCGGTCCTCGTGGTCTCTGTTCTTGGCCACAGTACAGGCATGCCCATAGCTTCACCAGGCTGGGATGACCAGGATTTCTTCAGATACTGCCCGCCGTCACGGTGCAGCAAAGATGGTCCTGAGGTCCGGTTCCCGCTCCAGCTTGAAACCAGCAGCTCATCTTCACCATGTGGTGCGACATGCGCGAAGTTGGCTTGCTCCGGCCAAGACGTCATCCTACTCCACCCACTCCTTGGCCCGTGCAAAGTGACCGCTATAGATTACAGCCGTGCTACCCTCATCATCATCCCACTCGTACACTCCTTGTCTCCATGCCCTCTTCAGAAACTCATTTCCACAAATCTACCAGATGATGCCTACCTTCGTTGTCCATTATACCAGGCCACACCTGGAAAAATAGTACAATGTTCAAGAGAGTTCACACCAAGTAGCACTACTCAAGTTGACGATGACTACATTATTAAAAAGGCTGCCGATTATATTGTTGGCCCAATCTCTTGCTTTAGCAACCAAAGCCAGTTTGTCTATTTGGTGATTGCTCGTCTATACATGTACGCGCTTCCACTGGACTGCAAGGCCATCTCAAATGTTCTGATACCGATGGGGCTCACAGACACATATGGCTCGACGTTCAAGCAAATGTCAGAAAGAATAATTAGTTTTGCTGAAATAACTGTTAGTTGGGATGGCATTCCTAGCAATTGCAGAAAATGTGAGCGTGATGGGCAGAGTTGTGCATTCAGCTCGCAAAGGAACCAAACATTCTGCATACACAACAGGCCTCACG GTTCACGTGTCAAAGTCATTGCAG CTACTTCATCAGCAGCCGCATTTGTTGTACTTTTGTTGACGGTGGCCACTGCACTCTACCACTCGCTGAAGACAAGATATAACAAAGAGATACACTTGAAGGTCGAAATGTTTCTTAAGACATATGGTACATCAAAACCAACAAGGTACACTTTCTCTGAAGTAAAGAAGATAACAAGACGGTTCAAGGATAAAGTAGGACATGGTGGATTTGGAAGTGTGTACAGAGGCAAACTACCAAATGGACTTCCTGTGGCAGTCAAGATGCTAGAGAACTCTACAGGAGAGGGACAAGAATTTATCAATGAAATTGCAACCATCGGACTGATCCACCATGCAAACATTGTCCGCCTCCTGGGATTTTTCTCCGAAGGAACGAGGCGGGCTGTTATTTATGAGTACATGCCTAATGAGTCACTGGAGAAACACATATTCTCGCATGACTCGAATATTACTCGACAACTCCTAGTGCCTGAAAAAATGCTAGAGATTGCTTTAGGTGTCGCCAGGGGGATGGAGTACTTACATCAAGGATGCAACCAGCGCATTCTCCACTTTGACATCAAGCCACACAACATCTTGCTGGACTACAACTTCAATCCAAAGATTTCAGACTTTGGCCTTGCAAAGCTGTGTGCGAGGGACCAAAGCATTATTACCTTAACTGCAGCAAGAGGCACAATGGGCTACATTGCACCAGAGCTATATTCTCCAAACTTTGGGGGAATATCCTACAAGTCAGATGTGTACAGTTTCGGCATGCTGGTGCTTGAAATGGTGAGTGGAAGGAGGAATTCAGACCCAAGTGTTGAGAGCCAGCACGAGGTATATCTTCCGGAGTGGATCTACGAGAAAGTCACCACTGAAGAAGAATTGGGGCTTACTTTGGAAACGACACAAGAAGAGAAAGAAAACATAAGAAAGCTGACTATTGTGGCACTGTGGTGTATCCAGTGGAACCCGAAAAATCGGCCGTCAATGACGAAGGTGGTAAACATGTTAACGGGGAGGTTGCAGAGTCTGCAGATTCCCCCTAAGCCCTTTGTCTCCTCTGAAAATCATCCCATGTCATAA
- the LOC119274669 gene encoding rust resistance kinase Lr10-like has translation MALHLSTTRRALTIFAVFVLAVLIGDVQGRHPCQPFSCGHLRNVSHPFRRQGDPHRCGVQSYELVCAGGKAKIQINTGAYFVTEINYTSSSFWVVDASLDMNSSCPLPRSDQFPYFNGVQGPHKSRELVPSDRVIRASFMNCSRAVTTKSCFSGFMPVACLSTNYSFVYLVTDNVYVEILEPSCGYLAVFLFGGREIDHDFRYYANFVEYMRGGFSVQFPQTETPLNYIHYINRCIDWSIRDPNGEPLFSTGISIRNRIVDILYIDFRFWACIFGVKRPYNSVVLYIRDMVTSDDSLYHKLPPILAMWILTWIAVLCRFALSPLVVLFYLAHKYWKTRITIDAVEKFLRMQKMVGPTRYTYTDIVAVTGHFRDKLGQGGYGSVFKGVLLPGDVHVAIKMLDGKANCNGEDFISEVSTLGRIHHVNVVRLVGFCSEEMKRALVYEYMPRGSLDKYIFSAEKTFSWDKLVEIAMGIARGINYLHEGCDMQILHFDIKPHNILLDSNFVPKVADFGLAKLYPRDSSFVPSNALRGTVGYIAPEMISRSFGVVSSKSDVYSFGMLLLEMAGGRRNADPNAVNSSQAYYPSWVYSRLTEQQLDENEISSAVAEMHKLERKLCIVGLWCIQMRSHDRPTMSEAIEMLEGAADGLQMPSRPFFCDEGHTHVDDSYHLSSELTAITEEEDM, from the exons ATGGCGCTTCATCTCTCTACCACCAGGCGAGCCTTAACCATCTTTGCTGTGTTTGTGCTTGCAGTGCTCATTGGAGATGTCCAGGGTCGGCATCCATGTCAACCTTTCTCCTGTGGACATCTCCGAAACGTGTCGCATCCTTTCCGCCGGCAAGGCGATCCACATAGGTGCGGTGTTCAATCATATGAGCTGGTCTGCGCCGGCGGCAAGGCCAAAATTCAGATCAACACTGGGGCATACTTTGTCACCGAGATCAACTACACGAGTTCGTCCTTCTGGGTCGTGGATGCCAGCTTAGACATGAACAGCAGCTGCCCTCTTCCTCGCTCGGATCAGTTTCCTTATTTCAATGGGGTCCAAGGGCCACACAAGAGCCGGGAATTGGTCCCTAGTGATAGAGTTATCAGGGCTAGCTTCATGAACTGTTCGCGGGCTGTGACCACGAAAAGTTGTTTTTCTGGCTTTATGCCAGTCGCCTGCCTGAGCACCAACTACTCCTTCGTTTATCTGGTGACAGACAATGTGTATGTGGAAATCTTAGAGCCTTCTTGTGGTTACCTGGCTGTGTTTCTTTTTGGTGGTCGGGAGATCGACCATGATTTCCGCTATTATGCAAATTTTGTTGAGTACATGAGGGGTGGATTCTCTGTTCAATTCCCTCAGACGGAAACTCCATTGAATTATATTCACTACATCAACCGCTGCATCGACTGGTCAATTCG CGACCCAAATGGAGAGCCGTTGTTTAGTACAGGCATCAGCATCAGGAATAGGATTGTGGACATCCTTTATATCGACTTCCGTTTCTGGGCATGCATATTTGGTGTGAAGAGACCATATAACAGCGTAGTTCTCTATATCAGAGACATGGTTACTTCTGATGACTCACTTTATCATAAGTTACCCCCAATACTTGCTATGTGGATTCTGACGTGGATTGCTG TACTATGCAGGTTCGCGTTGTCACCCCTTGTGGTATTGTTCTACCTTGCCCACAAGTATTGGAAAACAAGGATCACAATTGATGCAGTCGAGAAGTTCCTCCGGATGCAAAAAATGGTTGGCCCGACAAGGTACACCTACACGGATATAGTTGCAGTCACAGGCCATTTCAGAGATAAATTGGGCCAAGGTGGTTATGGATCGGTATTCAAGGGCGTGCTACTCCCAGGCGATGTTCATGTGGCCATCAAGATGTTAGATGGTAAAGCCAATTGCAATGGAGAAGATTTTATCAGCGAGGTCTCCACCCTCGGCAGGATCCACCACGTCAATGTGGTGCGTCTGGTTGGGTTCTGCTCAGAGGAAATGAAGAGGGCACTGGTCTATGAGTACATGCCTCGAGGTTCTCTTGACAAGTACATCTTCTCAGCCGAGAAGACTTTCTCCTGGGACAAGCTCGTCGAGATTGCTATGGGCATTGCCCGAGGGATCAACTACCTGCATGAGGGGTGTGACATGCAGATTCTACACTTTGACATCAAGCCACACAACATCCTTCTTGATAGCAATTTTGTCCCAAAAGTAGCTGATTTCGGTCTTGCCAAACTGTATCCGAGGGACAGCAGTTTTGTGCCATCTAACGCCTTGAGGGGAACTGTTGGGTACATAGCTCCTGAGATGATATCTCGAAGTTTTGGTGTCGTATCGAGTAAGTCGGATGTGTACAGTTTCGGGATGCTGCTGCTTGAGATGGCTGGCGGACGCAGGAATGCTGATCCCAATGCCGTTAACTCAAGTCAGGCATACTACCCCTCATGGGTGTATAGCCGGCTAACTGAGCAACAACTGGATGAGAATGAGATATCTTCTGCGGTAGCTGAGATGCACAAGCTGGagaggaagctatgcattgttggtTTATGGTGCATCCAGATGAGGTCTCATGATCGTCCAACGATGAGCGAGGCGATAGAGATGCTGGAAGGTGCCGCGGATGGCCTGCAAATGCCATCTAGGCCATTCTTCTGTGACGAAGGGCACACCCATGTAGATGATTCTTACCATCTATCATCCGAGCTGACTGCAATCACTGAGGAGGAGGATATGTGA